TTCGTCGCCGCCGGCGTCGAGACGGTGTCCCGCTTCCAGCACGGCAAGGCCGACGGCATGCCCGACACCCGCAACCCGCTGTACGCCGAGGCCGCCGAGCGCGCCGCCGCCAAGGCCCTGGCCCGCGAGCCGTGGGTCGACCCGCGCTCGCTCGGTGAGCTCCCGGACGTCTACCTCGCGATGGGCGAGACCGCCGAGAACGTCGCCCGCCACTGCAACGTGTCCCGCGAGGCCCAGGACGAGTACGCCGTGCGCAGCCAGAACCTCGCCGAGGCCGCTGCCCAGCGCGGCTTCTGGAAGACCGACATCACCCCGGTCACGCTCGCCGACGGCACCGTCGTCGACAGCGACGACGGCCCGCGTGCCGGGGTCACCCTGGAGAAGGTCGCCTCGATGGCGCCCGTCTTCCACCCCGAGGGCACCGTCACCGCCGCCAACTGCTGCCCCCTCAACGACGCTGCTGCCGCGCTCGTCATCATGAGCGACACCCGCGCCGCCGAGCTCGGCATCACGCCGCTGGCCCGCGTCGTCTCGACCGGCGTCTCGGCGCTGAGCCCCGAGATCATGGGCCTGGGCCCGGTCGAGGCCAGCCGTCAGGCGATCGCCCGCGCCGGCCTGTCCGTCGGCGACGTCGACCTCGTCGAGATGAACGAGGCCTTCGCCGCCCAGGTCCTGCCGTGCATCGACCAGCTCGGCCTCGACCTCGACCGGGTCAACGTCAACGGCGGCGCGATCGCGCTGGGGCACCCGTTCGGCTCCACCGGCGCCCGGATGGCCACCACGCTGATCCACGGCCTGCAGGAGCGCGACGCGCAGTTCGGTCTCGAGACCATGTGCGCCGCCGGCGGCCAGGGCATGGCGATGGTGCTCGAGCGCCTGAGCTGACCGGCCGCTCAACGGCTCCACGAACGCCAGACCCCGCCCCGGGAAAGCCGAGGCGGGGTCTGGAACGTCCTCGCCGCCCTACGTCGGCGAGCGGGTCCTACTTGTTGGCCTTCTTGGCGCGGCTGGCGGCCTTGGCGCGCTCGTTGGCGTCGAGGTTGACCTTGCGGATGCGCACGGTCTCCGGGGTGATCTCGACGCACTCGTCCTCGCGGCAGAACTCCAGGCACTGCTCGAGGGAGAGCTTCTTCGGCGGGATGAGCTTCTCGAAGTTGTCGGAGGTGGCGGACCGGATGTTGGTCTGCTGCTTCTCCTTGGTGATGTTGACGTCCATGTCGTCGGCGCGCGAGTTCTCGCCGACGATCATGCCCTCGTAGACCTCGGTCGACGGCTCGACGAAGAGCACGCCGCGCTCCTGCAGCGAGGTCATGGCGTACGCCGTCGCGGCGCCCGCGCGGTCGGCCACGAGCGAGCCGGACTGGCGGCTGCGGATCTCGCCGGCCCACGGGAAGTAGCCCTCGGAGATCGAGTGCGCGATGCCGGTGCCGCGGGTCTCGGTGAGGAAGTCGGTGCGGAAGCCGATCAGGCCGCGTGCCGGGACGATGAACTCCATGCGGACCCAGCCGGTGCCGTGGTTGGTCATGCCCTCCATCCGGCCCTTGCGGTTGGCGAGGAGCTCGGTGATGGTGCCGAGGAACTCCTCGGGGGCGTCGATGGTGAGCCGCTCGAAGGGCTCGTGCACCTTGCCGTCGACCTCGCGCACGACGACCTGCGGCTTGCCGACGGTGAGCTCGTAGCCCTCGCGTCGCATCTGCTCGACGAGGATCGCCAGCGCCAGCTCGCCGCGGCCCTGGACCTCCCACGCGTCGGGACGCTCGGTCGGCAGGACGCGGAGCGACACGTTGCCGATCAGCTCGGAGTCGAGACGGTCCTTGACCAGGCGGGCGGTGACCTTGTGGCCCTTGCCGCCCTTGCCCACCAGCGGCGAGGTGTTGGTGCCGATGGTCATCGAGATGGCCGGCTCGTCGACGTGGATGAGCGGCAGGGCGACCGGGTTCTCCGGGTCGGCGAGGGTCTCGCCGATGGTGATGTCCGGGATGCCGGCGACCGCGACGATGTCACCGGGGCCGGCGGACTCGCCGGGCTTGCGCTCGAGGCCCTCGGTGATGAGGAGCTCGGTGATCTTGACGTTCTTGGCCACGCCGTCGCGGTTGATCCACGCGACGTTCTGGCCCTTCTTGAGGTTGCCCTGCTTGATGCGCAGCAGCGCGAGGCGACCCAGGAAGGGGGAGGCGTCGAGGTTGGTGACGTGGGCCTGCAGCGGCGCCTCGTCGTCGTACTCCGGCGCGGGGATGGTCTCCAGGATGGTCCGGAAGAGCGGCTCGAGGTCGTTGCCATCGGGCAGGGCGCCGTTCTCGGGCTTGGTGAGCGAGGCGATGCCCGCCTTGCCCGAGGCGTAGACGACCGGGAAGTCGAGCGCGTCCTGCGAGTGCGAGTCGTCGAGCAGGTCCATGAACAGCTCGTACGTCTCGTCGACGACCTCGTCGATGCGGGCGTCGCCACGGTCGGTCTTGTTGACCACCAGGATCACCGGCATGTCGGCGTTGAGCGCCTTGCGCAGCACGAAGCGGGTCTGGGGGAGCGGGCCCTCGGACGCGTCGACCAGCAGCACGATGCCGTCGACCATCGACAGTCCGCGCTCGACCTCGCCACCGAAGTCGGCGTGGCCGGGGGTGTCGATGATGTTGATGACCATGTCGCCGTTGGCCATCTCCTGCGCGGAGGGACCGCGGTAGTGGACCGCGGTGTTCTTCGCGAGGATGGTGATGCCCTTCTCGCGCTCGAGGTCACCGGAGTCCATCACGCGCTCGGCGACGCCCTCGGCCTGGTGCGCGCTGAAGGCACCGGCCTGGTGCAGCATCGCGTCGACGAGGGTCGTCTTGCCGTGGTCGACGTGGGCGACGATGGCTACG
This genomic interval from Nocardioides kongjuensis contains the following:
- the typA gene encoding translational GTPase TypA, which gives rise to MSQTRRTDLRNVAIVAHVDHGKTTLVDAMLHQAGAFSAHQAEGVAERVMDSGDLEREKGITILAKNTAVHYRGPSAQEMANGDMVINIIDTPGHADFGGEVERGLSMVDGIVLLVDASEGPLPQTRFVLRKALNADMPVILVVNKTDRGDARIDEVVDETYELFMDLLDDSHSQDALDFPVVYASGKAGIASLTKPENGALPDGNDLEPLFRTILETIPAPEYDDEAPLQAHVTNLDASPFLGRLALLRIKQGNLKKGQNVAWINRDGVAKNVKITELLITEGLERKPGESAGPGDIVAVAGIPDITIGETLADPENPVALPLIHVDEPAISMTIGTNTSPLVGKGGKGHKVTARLVKDRLDSELIGNVSLRVLPTERPDAWEVQGRGELALAILVEQMRREGYELTVGKPQVVVREVDGKVHEPFERLTIDAPEEFLGTITELLANRKGRMEGMTNHGTGWVRMEFIVPARGLIGFRTDFLTETRGTGIAHSISEGYFPWAGEIRSRQSGSLVADRAGAATAYAMTSLQERGVLFVEPSTEVYEGMIVGENSRADDMDVNITKEKQQTNIRSATSDNFEKLIPPKKLSLEQCLEFCREDECVEITPETVRIRKVNLDANERAKAASRAKKANK
- a CDS encoding acetyl-CoA C-acetyltransferase; its protein translation is MPEAVIVSAARSPIGRAYKGSLREMRPDDLAAQMVDAALSAVPELDRTLVEDLVMGCAQPAGEQGYNIGRMVAMRLGLDGVPGATVHRYCASSLQATRMALHAIRAGEGDVFVAAGVETVSRFQHGKADGMPDTRNPLYAEAAERAAAKALAREPWVDPRSLGELPDVYLAMGETAENVARHCNVSREAQDEYAVRSQNLAEAAAQRGFWKTDITPVTLADGTVVDSDDGPRAGVTLEKVASMAPVFHPEGTVTAANCCPLNDAAAALVIMSDTRAAELGITPLARVVSTGVSALSPEIMGLGPVEASRQAIARAGLSVGDVDLVEMNEAFAAQVLPCIDQLGLDLDRVNVNGGAIALGHPFGSTGARMATTLIHGLQERDAQFGLETMCAAGGQGMAMVLERLS